The following are encoded in a window of Spiroplasma tabanidicola genomic DNA:
- the cas2 gene encoding CRISPR-associated endonuclease Cas2, which yields MSYKFMRLMVFYDLPFDSKDNVRSYNKFRNNLFKEGFHMMQYSIYSKICYNKESVDFVIKRINKFLPKLGNVRFLIITEKQYQNIKIVVGKKNNNELINDDRRLIEI from the coding sequence ATGAGCTATAAATTTATGAGATTAATGGTATTTTATGACTTACCTTTCGATTCAAAAGACAATGTAAGATCTTATAATAAATTTAGAAATAACTTATTTAAAGAAGGGTTTCACATGATGCAATATTCAATTTATTCAAAAATTTGTTATAACAAAGAAAGTGTTGATTTTGTTATTAAAAGAATTAATAAATTTTTACCTAAGCTTGGAAATGTAAGATTTCTAATAATTACAGAAAAACAATATCAAAATATTAAAATTGTTGTTGGTAAAAAAAATAATAATGAATTAATAAATGATGATAGGAGACTTATAGAAATATAA
- the cas1 gene encoding type II CRISPR-associated endonuclease Cas1: MSWKTIIIKDGERINLFLNNLVVESANVKYHIPLDDINAILFENYKTVVTTRIINKLAQKKILTLICDVELKPISIIQPIEANHLQLKIINNQLNWKKEDKLYLWTQIVKQKIEAQIDILKVNLKKLEKVNLLYKYIEEMKFSDSTNKEGHAAKVYFKELFGNTFTREKENHINAALNFGYTIIRNAFIRSITSKGLHPSIALFHHNMYNAFALADDLMEPFRPIVDNYVYKYVTQIDYFSRSTKLELINILNSKVIYGNNKIYLTNAIDKYVDMVLNFFEDKSTNDVIYPISSSVEYYEL; this comes from the coding sequence ATGTCTTGAAAAACAATAATTATTAAAGATGGAGAAAGGATAAATTTATTTTTAAATAATTTAGTTGTTGAAAGTGCAAATGTTAAATATCATATTCCATTAGATGACATTAATGCAATATTATTTGAAAATTATAAAACTGTTGTTACTACAAGAATTATTAATAAACTTGCTCAAAAAAAGATTTTAACTTTAATTTGTGATGTGGAGTTAAAACCAATATCGATTATTCAACCAATTGAAGCAAATCACTTACAATTAAAAATTATTAATAATCAATTAAATTGAAAAAAAGAAGATAAATTATATTTATGAACACAAATTGTAAAACAAAAAATTGAAGCACAAATTGATATATTAAAAGTTAACTTAAAAAAACTAGAAAAAGTTAACTTGTTATATAAATATATTGAAGAAATGAAATTTAGTGATTCAACAAATAAAGAAGGACACGCGGCTAAGGTTTATTTTAAAGAGCTATTTGGAAACACTTTTACAAGAGAAAAAGAAAATCACATAAATGCAGCTTTAAACTTTGGTTATACAATTATAAGAAATGCATTTATTAGATCAATCACTTCAAAAGGACTTCATCCAAGCATAGCCTTATTTCATCATAATATGTACAATGCTTTTGCTCTTGCGGATGATTTAATGGAACCATTTCGCCCAATTGTTGATAATTATGTTTATAAATATGTAACACAAATCGATTATTTTTCTAGATCTACAAAACTAGAATTAATAAACATTTTAAACTCTAAAGTTATTTATGGTAATAATAAAATCTATTTAACAAATGCTATTGATAAATATGTTGATATGGTTTTAAACTTTTTTGAAGATAAAAGTACTAATGATGTAATTTATCCAATAAGTTCATCAGTAGAATATTATGAGCTATAA
- the cas9 gene encoding type II CRISPR RNA-guided endonuclease Cas9 (Cas9, originally named Csn1, is the large, multifunctional signature protein of type II CRISPR/Cas systems. It is well known even to general audiences because its RNA-guided endonuclease activity has made it a popular tool for custom editing of eukaryotic genomes.): protein MKKVNVGLDIGIASVGWSIYDIENKKIINAGSRLFSEANAGGQKTSTTSDRRMQRTRRRNLRRKVLRKRDLLNIFVKFDFLNSYEDFYKLDFNIDYLEVRKKSLENKISLQELMLILYNYTKKRGSFNYKDDLMELKKEKKEDVSLDEINAKQDKLPVDIQANNFKTFGKYRGLKAEDALIAHDWYKKEVEKILDTQIANGLINEEFKESFIKLYERKRQYFDGPGWTTSSKTTKSEYGWKDESEFFERLSGYDTYNSKEKRAPKHSMTSYLFNILNDLCNLKINDVENGLTYDQKYEVIESVINHDGTKSKNITLKIIAKLLKVKESDITGYRIDKKEKPNFTKFESINKIRSILISSNLKYDFISLKNIDLLDKIVEILTVFQSSDSRKEQLLKINSNLLDDKQIEAISLISLTGTHSLSAKTMNIAIEEMWYENKNHMQIFSEKNIKPDYNIKIDRKFTKMPVLRQKISEMYISPVVKRSLIESLKIIKEIENMSDIEIKDIVIELARESNSEDRKKYINEIQKKNEKERTEIEKKYNQNTKRIDFKTRLKLTLLNEQDGKCVYSGKTIDITRLFNDPNYCEIDHIIPFSVSLDDSRTNKVLVLQNENQQKGKKTPYEYFREIHRDWEQFKSLMYINYVGSKKFGKYGYNKYQNLIFEQDINDTEVKKSFINRNLNDTRYATLEVKNYLTFFKKELKKPYSIKTINGGFTNYIRSNFLYLPKKDRDDFKHHAVDATICALAPIIDIYDGRTMNKIIGELDEKEIIKREEINLIVNDINSFDYKFTKKIEKSSNKMMFNETIYSCKVIDNNLYKIEKIDLLSKDSEKIKKINKLFTIDYKDLLVYESDSKTFNHLKKIYDTYINDVDKDNKPVKNPFHHFVYELNEKIIKQSNEKNPPNIRYLKYNNGVVNQYTKITHKFKNVKKGKEIVMTGSNTLGWDLFYSQQYNLYKVLPITHKVAYFVSNKNNSNINFKTKEYEQEKLLYKIDETYKKKFTLFKNNELIFEYDGEILNYIVVGFDKNAERFEFKYLNKSVENEKRIFKSIKKMKKIKLVTSNSTRTKIKYLD, encoded by the coding sequence ATGAAAAAAGTAAATGTAGGATTAGATATAGGTATAGCTTCAGTTGGATGATCAATATATGATATAGAAAATAAAAAAATCATAAATGCAGGATCACGTTTATTTAGTGAAGCAAATGCTGGAGGTCAAAAAACTTCTACTACTTCTGATAGAAGAATGCAAAGAACAAGAAGAAGAAATCTAAGAAGAAAAGTTTTAAGAAAAAGAGATTTACTAAATATATTTGTAAAGTTTGATTTTTTAAATAGTTATGAAGATTTTTATAAACTTGATTTTAATATCGACTATTTAGAAGTGAGAAAAAAATCACTTGAAAATAAGATAAGTTTACAAGAATTAATGTTAATACTTTATAATTACACTAAAAAAAGAGGAAGTTTTAATTATAAAGACGATTTAATGGAATTAAAAAAAGAAAAAAAAGAAGATGTTAGTTTAGATGAAATTAATGCAAAACAAGATAAACTTCCTGTTGATATTCAAGCAAACAATTTTAAAACATTTGGTAAGTATCGAGGATTAAAAGCAGAAGATGCATTAATTGCTCATGATTGATATAAAAAAGAAGTTGAAAAAATATTAGATACACAAATAGCTAATGGTTTAATAAATGAAGAATTTAAAGAAAGTTTTATAAAATTATACGAAAGAAAAAGACAATATTTTGATGGTCCTGGATGAACTACTAGTTCAAAAACAACTAAAAGTGAGTATGGCTGAAAAGATGAATCAGAATTTTTTGAACGTCTTTCTGGTTATGATACATATAACAGTAAAGAAAAAAGAGCACCAAAACATTCGATGACTTCATACTTATTTAATATTTTAAATGATTTATGTAATTTAAAGATTAATGATGTTGAAAACGGTTTAACTTATGATCAAAAGTATGAAGTAATTGAATCTGTAATAAATCATGATGGTACTAAAAGTAAAAATATTACTTTAAAAATTATTGCAAAGTTATTAAAAGTAAAAGAAAGTGATATTACTGGTTATCGAATCGATAAAAAGGAAAAACCAAATTTCACAAAATTTGAATCTATTAATAAAATTAGAAGTATTTTAATAAGTTCAAATTTAAAGTATGATTTTATAAGTTTAAAAAATATTGATTTATTAGATAAAATTGTAGAAATACTAACTGTTTTTCAAAGTTCAGATTCTAGAAAAGAACAACTTTTAAAAATAAATAGCAATTTATTAGATGATAAACAAATTGAAGCAATTAGTTTAATAAGTTTAACAGGTACTCATAGTCTAAGTGCAAAAACTATGAATATTGCTATTGAAGAAATGTGATATGAAAATAAAAATCACATGCAAATTTTTTCTGAAAAAAATATAAAACCAGATTACAACATCAAAATTGATAGAAAATTTACAAAAATGCCTGTTTTAAGACAAAAAATTTCAGAGATGTATATATCTCCAGTTGTTAAAAGATCTTTAATTGAAAGTTTAAAAATCATTAAAGAAATTGAAAATATGTCTGATATTGAAATTAAAGATATTGTAATTGAATTAGCAAGAGAATCAAATTCAGAAGATAGAAAAAAATATATTAATGAAATTCAAAAGAAAAATGAAAAAGAAAGAACTGAAATTGAAAAAAAATATAATCAAAACACTAAAAGAATTGATTTTAAAACAAGATTAAAATTAACTTTATTAAATGAACAAGATGGTAAATGTGTGTACTCTGGTAAAACAATAGATATAACTAGACTTTTTAATGATCCAAATTATTGTGAAATTGATCATATTATTCCTTTTTCAGTATCATTAGACGATTCTAGAACCAATAAAGTATTGGTATTACAAAATGAAAATCAACAAAAGGGTAAAAAAACACCATATGAATATTTTAGAGAAATACATCGTGATTGAGAGCAATTTAAATCATTAATGTATATAAATTATGTTGGAAGTAAAAAATTTGGAAAGTATGGTTATAATAAGTATCAAAATTTAATATTTGAACAAGATATAAATGACACAGAAGTTAAAAAAAGTTTTATTAATAGAAACTTAAATGATACTAGATATGCAACTTTAGAAGTAAAAAACTATTTAACTTTTTTTAAAAAAGAATTAAAAAAACCTTATTCAATTAAAACAATTAATGGGGGATTTACAAATTATATAAGAAGTAACTTCTTATATTTACCTAAAAAAGATCGTGATGATTTTAAACATCATGCAGTTGATGCAACAATTTGTGCATTAGCTCCAATTATTGATATTTATGATGGAAGAACTATGAATAAAATAATTGGAGAATTAGATGAAAAAGAAATTATTAAAAGAGAAGAAATAAACTTAATTGTTAATGACATTAATAGTTTTGATTATAAATTTACTAAAAAGATAGAAAAAAGTTCAAACAAAATGATGTTTAATGAAACTATTTATAGTTGCAAAGTAATTGACAATAATCTATATAAAATTGAAAAAATAGATTTATTATCAAAAGATTCAGAAAAAATAAAAAAAATTAATAAGTTATTTACCATAGATTATAAAGATTTATTAGTTTATGAGTCAGATTCAAAAACATTTAATCATTTAAAAAAAATATATGATACTTATATAAATGATGTTGATAAAGATAATAAACCAGTTAAAAACCCATTTCATCATTTTGTTTATGAACTAAATGAAAAAATTATAAAACAATCTAATGAAAAAAATCCACCAAACATAAGATATTTAAAATACAATAATGGAGTTGTTAATCAATATACAAAAATTACTCATAAATTTAAAAATGTTAAAAAAGGTAAAGAAATTGTTATGACAGGATCAAATACTTTAGGTTGAGATTTATTTTATTCACAACAGTATAATTTGTATAAAGTTTTACCAATTACTCATAAAGTAGCATATTTTGTAAGTAATAAAAATAACTCAAATATTAATTTTAAAACAAAAGAATATGAGCAAGAAAAATTATTATATAAAATTGATGAAACATATAAGAAAAAATTCACATTATTTAAAAATAATGAATTGATTTTTGAATATGATGGTGAGATTTTAAATTATATCGTTGTAGGATTTGACAAAAATGCTGAAAGATTTGAATTTAAATATTTAAATAAAAGTGTAGAAAATGAAAAAAGAATTTTCAAATCAATTAAGAAAATGAAAAAAATTAAATTAGTCACATCAAATTCAACAAGAACAAAAATAAAATATCTTGACTAA
- a CDS encoding DUF2828 family protein, protein MKNNINFSDNPKYILIISYMEFDQATSNNQDSNFKHWKNKFKSYNLELPKIIFWNVDFYIDQSFQWLKMKKNVILISNFQHLF, encoded by the coding sequence ATGAAAAATAATATTAATTTTTCTGATAATCCAAAATATATTTTAATTATTAGTTATATGGAGTTTGACCAAGCTACGTCAAATAATCAAGATAGTAACTTTAAACATTGAAAAAATAAATTTAAAAGTTATAATCTTGAGTTACCAAAAATTATTTTTTGAAATGTTGATTTTTATATTGATCAAAGTTTTCAGTGGTTAAAAATGAAAAAAAATGTAATTTTAATTAGTAATTTTCAACATTTATTTTAA
- a CDS encoding DUF2828 family protein produces MPSINVSNHKQITLAKKFVNLVKLNFDINFYYKVYHKILTSLKAKLNLVENNLRIKDYQSINYSNLSGKSLKKYANAFSRNDFDKYNDFLNKSISYSNNLNANNFFCIWNYRTCFLWYKWSCCILK; encoded by the coding sequence ATGCCTTCAATCAACGTTTCTAATCATAAACAAATAACTTTAGCTAAAAAATTTGTTAACTTAGTTAAACTAAATTTTGATATAAACTTTTATTACAAAGTATATCATAAAATACTTACAAGTTTAAAAGCTAAATTAAACCTTGTTGAAAATAACTTAAGAATCAAAGATTATCAAAGTATAAATTATAGTAATTTATCAGGTAAATCTTTAAAAAAATATGCAAATGCTTTTAGTAGAAATGATTTTGATAAATATAATGATTTTTTAAATAAATCAATTAGTTATTCAAATAATTTAAATGCTAATAACTTTTTTTGCATATGAAATTATCGAACATGCTTTTTATGATATAAATGAAGCTGCTGCATATTGAAATAA
- a CDS encoding sulfite exporter TauE/SafE family protein, translating to MIKNIDEYLIEIEKDIEKVYEISNNLISFKKTTKEIKKSIIQDWKDKNIDDNQKVKCLSTLKESYKQYLKIFDKKSKDNLIDLNQQYNQYVDTYNKDKKPLKKKIPVKGMKILGISLVPLMMLLALCISYLCVNKINLTNQNSIIAFSLSMLILVVCLIFLVFIIIFSTKKSVLDYKNKSYICASIGFTASFFDTLGIGSFATNTGLLKATKSLKDDKKLPGTLNIGMAIPNLFSGVLFMTSVSVDLTTLITFVLSAIIGSLIGSSIVNKINKKLIAIIMGVVLAITSILMLLTVKGIEVFPSGSAMGVSDVWWKLFLGCLAFVFLGIMMSFGVGLYAPAMAVISFLGINFLVVFPIMTCSAGLTMHINGYKFYFKNNYMPKTSFFMTIGGIIGVLTSYTIVFLGLITLLKIDQTLITDVFKWLSVFVIAYSSYTLFRSYFKQRKVVISAVPKISYNIDYLDFNNYINSFYTNTFVKNI from the coding sequence TTGATTAAAAATATTGATGAGTATTTGATTGAAATTGAAAAAGACATTGAAAAAGTTTATGAAATTTCAAATAATTTAATTAGTTTTAAAAAAACAACTAAAGAAATTAAAAAAAGCATAATTCAAGATTGAAAAGATAAAAATATTGATGATAATCAAAAAGTTAAGTGCTTAAGCACTTTAAAAGAAAGTTATAAACAATATTTAAAGATTTTTGATAAAAAAAGTAAAGATAACCTTATAGATTTAAATCAACAATATAATCAATACGTTGATACTTACAATAAAGATAAAAAACCTTTAAAAAAGAAAATACCTGTTAAAGGAATGAAGATATTAGGAATAAGTTTAGTTCCATTAATGATGTTATTAGCTTTGTGTATAAGTTATTTATGTGTAAACAAAATTAATCTAACTAATCAAAACTCTATAATTGCATTTAGTTTATCAATGCTAATTTTAGTAGTTTGTTTAATATTTTTAGTTTTTATAATCATATTTTCAACTAAAAAATCAGTTTTAGATTACAAGAATAAATCTTATATTTGTGCAAGCATTGGATTTACAGCAAGCTTTTTTGATACATTAGGAATTGGTTCATTTGCAACTAACACTGGTCTTTTAAAAGCAACAAAAAGTTTAAAAGATGATAAAAAATTACCAGGAACATTGAATATTGGTATGGCAATTCCGAACCTATTTTCTGGTGTATTATTTATGACAAGTGTTAGTGTTGATTTAACAACTTTAATTACATTTGTATTATCTGCAATTATTGGTTCTTTAATTGGAAGTAGTATTGTTAATAAAATTAATAAAAAACTAATCGCTATTATAATGGGAGTAGTTCTTGCAATTACTTCAATTCTAATGCTTTTAACAGTCAAAGGAATTGAAGTATTTCCATCAGGAAGTGCTATGGGAGTTTCAGATGTTTGATGAAAATTATTCTTAGGATGTCTTGCTTTTGTATTTTTAGGAATAATGATGAGTTTTGGAGTTGGTCTATATGCTCCAGCAATGGCAGTTATTTCATTTTTAGGAATTAACTTCTTAGTAGTATTTCCAATAATGACTTGTAGTGCAGGATTAACAATGCATATAAATGGTTATAAATTCTATTTTAAAAATAACTATATGCCAAAAACAAGCTTTTTTATGACAATAGGAGGCATAATTGGAGTTTTAACTTCTTATACGATTGTATTTTTAGGTTTAATTACTTTATTAAAAATTGATCAAACTTTAATAACAGATGTTTTCAAATGATTAAGTGTTTTTGTTATTGCCTATTCTTCTTATACTTTATTTAGAAGTTATTTTAAACAAAGAAAAGTTGTAATAAGTGCTGTACCAAAAATAAGTTATAATATTGATTATTTGGATTTTAACAACTATATTAATAGTTTTTATACAAATACTTTTGTAAAAAATATCTAA
- a CDS encoding PTS transporter subunit EIIC, translating into MIKKDYINSAQELFNSLGGYENIISFMHCMTRMRFQLKNWDIVNEEEIKKASYSTGIKKNVGGNEYQVIIGMDVKNFYETFCKINNYDIDGKTIIDNNIKVSSDDINFVTKQNDEISKMKGKFRVKGITNKCLSFISKVFSPIVYPLIGYGLLLTIWSLLTVEWNGTNTSAGDSVHFLGQFADILNVLTSTFSLFITIAVGYTVFKAMRCTPIYGILIAVVLTAPGLINMGDVKPEEGQTILGQYPGWTLFGEGTTYPFKINFNGLMVPMIIVAIFGAYMERWTSKIKNVTARNILSLVLIIAVTFLFSVFIIAPIGMLFTNYLSISVNWLSTNYIAKYIAVPLIGALYGPLVITGLHHSLTPIILQGQAMYGATIIQGLCTLSNVSQGVATIAFVVLNRKVKQLKELGISNGVSSIIGGITEPSLFTVNLKHLYPLIACSIGVFCGSLVLVASNTYALQGASSIFGYLMFQHKAPDATGVSTWFGGGFLWGAISILVSCCVTFLMTIILGKVKYFSQRTRNLLLEDFNEDIFELKKTYKENKKIKTNKVKQTK; encoded by the coding sequence ATGATTAAAAAAGATTATATTAACAGTGCTCAAGAATTATTTAATAGTCTTGGTGGTTATGAAAACATCATTTCATTTATGCACTGTATGACTAGAATGAGATTTCAACTTAAAAATTGAGACATAGTAAATGAAGAAGAGATAAAAAAAGCAAGTTATTCAACTGGTATTAAAAAAAATGTTGGAGGAAATGAATATCAAGTCATAATTGGGATGGATGTTAAAAATTTCTATGAAACATTTTGTAAGATTAATAACTATGATATTGATGGAAAAACTATAATTGATAACAACATAAAAGTCTCAAGTGATGATATAAATTTTGTTACTAAACAAAACGATGAAATATCAAAAATGAAAGGTAAATTTCGAGTAAAAGGAATTACTAATAAGTGTTTATCTTTTATAAGTAAAGTTTTTTCTCCAATAGTTTATCCCTTAATTGGATATGGACTTTTATTAACAATTTGATCGTTATTAACTGTAGAATGAAATGGAACTAATACTTCAGCTGGAGATAGTGTTCATTTTTTAGGACAATTTGCAGATATCTTAAATGTATTAACTAGTACTTTTTCATTATTTATAACAATTGCTGTAGGTTATACTGTTTTTAAAGCAATGAGATGTACTCCAATTTACGGAATATTAATTGCAGTTGTATTAACTGCTCCGGGTTTAATTAATATGGGAGATGTAAAACCTGAAGAAGGTCAAACAATTCTTGGTCAATATCCTGGTTGAACTTTATTTGGAGAAGGAACTACTTATCCTTTTAAAATCAACTTTAATGGTTTAATGGTTCCAATGATTATAGTTGCAATTTTTGGAGCTTATATGGAAAGATGAACTTCTAAAATAAAAAATGTTACTGCTAGAAACATTTTAAGTCTAGTATTAATAATTGCAGTTACATTCTTATTTTCAGTATTTATTATTGCTCCAATTGGAATGTTATTTACAAACTATTTATCAATTTCAGTGAATTGATTAAGTACAAATTACATTGCAAAATATATAGCAGTTCCTTTAATTGGAGCATTATATGGTCCTTTAGTAATTACTGGATTACACCATTCATTAACACCAATTATTTTACAAGGTCAAGCAATGTATGGAGCAACAATCATTCAAGGATTATGTACACTTTCAAATGTTTCGCAAGGAGTAGCAACAATTGCTTTTGTAGTTTTAAATAGAAAAGTTAAACAGTTAAAAGAATTAGGAATATCAAATGGTGTATCTTCAATAATAGGAGGTATAACTGAACCTTCATTATTTACTGTTAATTTAAAACATTTATATCCTTTAATTGCTTGTTCAATTGGTGTATTTTGTGGAAGTCTTGTATTAGTTGCTTCTAACACTTATGCTTTACAAGGAGCAAGTTCTATATTTGGTTATTTGATGTTCCAACATAAAGCACCAGATGCTACTGGAGTATCAACTTGATTTGGTGGAGGATTTTTATGAGGAGCAATATCAATTTTAGTAAGTTGTTGTGTAACGTTTTTAATGACAATAATTTTAGGCAAAGTTAAATATTTTTCTCAAAGAACAAGAAATTTACTTTTAGAAGATTTTAATGAAGATATATTTGAATTAAAAAAAACTTATAAAGAAAATAAAAAAATAAAAACTAATAAAGTAAAACAAACCAAATAA
- a CDS encoding glycoside hydrolase family 1 protein, which yields MIIFKKDFQIGASMSSMQTEGKGITKIGDLTFDKYFQEHPELFYDRVGPEITCDITRHYKNDIKMFKEIGFDSLRTGFSWARLFPDGKNLNHEAVNFYHDYINEYKKNNIKIFMTLFHFDMPLWAHQKGGWESREVINSFVNYCNFVFQEFNDEVDYYVTFNEPLVPVYEGYLNDKHYPALNDPKQAVNQAFGIFLVHSKVLLEYKKHNLKAKIGVVFNWNYTYAYSQSKEDIDAARIYDAYVNKGPLKIMYNGQIDPILIETLKEYDMLPAHSQEEIDIIKQTKIDFLGINYYFPCRVKCKENNLNRWVMDKFEIKIPENAKINPHRGWEIYPEALYEIGMEIKNDFNNIPWYIAENGMGVENEERYRNQQGMIEDDYRIEFLTDHLLQIKKAINDGSNCFGYHLWAALDCWSFRNAFKNRYGLIEVDLKDQSRKFKKSAYWYKQMIEAKKG from the coding sequence ATGATTATATTTAAAAAAGATTTTCAAATTGGAGCTTCTATGAGTTCTATGCAAACAGAAGGAAAGGGTATTACAAAAATTGGGGATTTAACTTTTGATAAATACTTTCAAGAACATCCAGAGTTATTTTATGATCGTGTTGGACCAGAAATAACTTGTGACATTACTAGACATTATAAAAATGATATAAAAATGTTTAAAGAAATTGGATTTGATTCATTAAGAACTGGTTTTTCATGAGCGAGACTATTTCCTGATGGTAAAAACCTTAACCATGAAGCTGTAAATTTTTATCATGATTATATTAACGAGTATAAAAAAAATAACATCAAAATATTTATGACATTATTTCATTTTGATATGCCTTTATGAGCACATCAAAAGGGTGGATGAGAATCACGTGAAGTGATTAATAGTTTTGTAAACTACTGTAACTTTGTTTTTCAAGAATTTAATGACGAAGTTGATTATTATGTTACATTTAACGAACCTTTAGTTCCAGTTTATGAAGGTTATTTAAATGATAAACATTATCCTGCATTAAATGATCCAAAACAAGCTGTTAACCAAGCATTTGGAATATTTTTAGTACATTCAAAAGTTTTATTAGAATACAAAAAACATAATTTAAAAGCAAAAATTGGAGTTGTATTTAATTGAAACTATACTTATGCTTATTCACAAAGTAAAGAAGATATTGATGCAGCAAGAATTTATGATGCATATGTAAATAAAGGACCTTTAAAAATTATGTATAATGGACAAATTGATCCTATTTTAATAGAAACTTTAAAAGAATATGATATGTTACCAGCTCACTCCCAAGAAGAAATTGATATTATTAAACAAACTAAAATAGACTTTTTAGGGATAAATTATTATTTTCCTTGTCGAGTTAAATGTAAAGAAAATAATTTAAATAGATGAGTTATGGATAAATTTGAAATAAAAATACCAGAAAATGCAAAAATTAATCCTCATAGAGGTTGAGAAATATATCCTGAAGCATTATATGAAATTGGAATGGAAATAAAAAATGATTTTAATAACATTCCTTGATATATTGCAGAGAATGGAATGGGAGTTGAAAATGAAGAACGCTATAGAAATCAACAAGGTATGATTGAAGATGACTATCGAATTGAATTTTTAACAGATCATTTACTACAAATTAAAAAAGCAATTAATGATGGATCAAATTGCTTTGGATATCATTTATGAGCAGCACTTGATTGTTGAAGTTTTAGAAATGCTTTTAAAAATCGTTATGGTTTAATTGAAGTTGATTTAAAAGATCAAAGTCGTAAATTTAAAAAATCAGCATATTGATATAAACAAATGATTGAAGCTAAGAAAGGATAG